One window of the Thermoleophilaceae bacterium genome contains the following:
- a CDS encoding TetR/AcrR family transcriptional regulator: protein MTSRHPTRERILVQALRLFAERGFRATTVGDIEEAAGLAPRRGSLYKHFPSKEEVLRAVLERHAQRMEGMESVVELMPAEDSEAEFLLLVRAGLAQLHRDRDLIRLVIREGDRFPELAAYRERLASLVLRGTAEWIRRQGGDELDAEAVAAVFLGAIVHWRVDEALYGSAFPGVDEERFVAALAQLWSGLTA from the coding sequence ATGACGAGCCGCCACCCCACGCGGGAGCGCATCCTGGTCCAGGCGCTGCGGCTGTTCGCGGAGCGCGGCTTCCGGGCCACCACCGTCGGGGACATAGAGGAGGCAGCGGGCCTGGCGCCGCGGCGCGGCTCGCTCTACAAGCACTTCCCGAGCAAGGAAGAGGTGCTGCGCGCCGTCCTCGAACGCCACGCGCAGCGGATGGAGGGCATGGAGTCGGTGGTCGAGCTGATGCCGGCGGAGGACAGCGAGGCCGAGTTCCTCCTTCTCGTGCGCGCGGGACTCGCGCAGCTGCACCGCGACCGCGACCTGATCCGGCTCGTGATCCGCGAGGGCGACCGCTTCCCCGAGCTGGCCGCCTACCGCGAGCGGCTCGCGTCGCTCGTGCTCCGCGGGACCGCGGAATGGATCCGCCGCCAAGGGGGCGACGAGCTCGACGCGGAGGCCGTGGCGGCTGTCTTCCTCGGCGCCATCGTGCACTGGCGCGTGGACGAGGCGCTGTATGGCTCGGCGTTCCCCGGGGTGGACGAAGAGCGCTTCGTGGCCGCGCTGGCGCAGCTCTGGTCGGGCCTCACCGCGTAG
- a CDS encoding acyl-CoA dehydrogenase family protein, with protein sequence MNAIPAPTARKLLPPFTEEHDDLRQSIRRFVARELRPNAMQWEDDEWFPNEVFEKLAAVGYLGLKYPEAYGGQGGDHLHDAVFTEELARCGSGGLAAGIGAHVGIATPPVWKFGTEDQKQRFLAPAIRGEKIAALGITEPGAGSDVAGIRTKAERVDGGWVVNGSKTFITNGVRADFLVCAVKTTQEGGHHGLSFLLLEREMEGYSVSKKLEKMGWRASDTAELAFADVFVPEENLLGEEHKGFYLIMANFQWERLLMALGAVASMEVNLEKTIAYAKERNAFGRPISKHQVIRHKIAEMALKFETGRAMTYHALRLFHSGHDALKEVTIAKLKTQRDAFDVADEAIQVLGGAGYMKEYEVERAARDLRLGPIGGGTDEIMREILGKQLGL encoded by the coding sequence GTGAACGCCATCCCCGCCCCCACCGCGCGCAAGCTGCTCCCCCCGTTCACCGAGGAGCACGATGACCTGCGCCAGTCCATCCGCCGCTTCGTGGCCAGGGAGCTGCGCCCCAACGCCATGCAGTGGGAGGACGACGAGTGGTTCCCGAACGAGGTGTTCGAGAAGCTCGCGGCGGTGGGCTACCTGGGGTTGAAGTACCCGGAGGCGTACGGCGGCCAGGGCGGCGACCACCTCCACGACGCCGTCTTCACCGAGGAGCTGGCGCGCTGCGGCTCGGGCGGGCTGGCCGCCGGCATCGGCGCCCACGTCGGCATCGCCACGCCGCCGGTCTGGAAGTTCGGCACCGAGGACCAGAAGCAGCGCTTCCTCGCCCCCGCCATCCGCGGCGAGAAGATCGCGGCACTGGGCATCACCGAGCCCGGCGCGGGCTCCGACGTCGCGGGCATCCGCACGAAGGCCGAGCGGGTGGACGGTGGCTGGGTGGTGAACGGCTCGAAGACCTTCATCACCAACGGCGTGCGCGCGGACTTCCTCGTGTGCGCGGTCAAGACCACGCAGGAGGGCGGCCACCACGGACTGTCCTTCCTCCTGCTCGAGCGGGAGATGGAGGGCTACTCGGTCTCCAAGAAGCTCGAGAAGATGGGCTGGCGCGCGTCCGACACCGCCGAGCTGGCCTTCGCCGACGTGTTCGTGCCCGAGGAGAACCTGCTCGGGGAGGAGCACAAGGGCTTCTACCTGATCATGGCCAACTTCCAGTGGGAGCGGCTGCTCATGGCGCTCGGCGCGGTGGCGTCGATGGAGGTGAACCTGGAGAAGACGATCGCCTACGCCAAGGAGCGCAACGCGTTCGGCCGACCCATCTCCAAGCACCAGGTCATCCGCCACAAGATCGCCGAGATGGCGCTCAAGTTCGAGACGGGCCGCGCGATGACCTACCACGCGCTGCGCCTCTTCCACTCGGGCCACGACGCGCTCAAGGAGGTCACGATCGCCAAGCTCAAGACCCAGCGCGACGCCTTCGACGTGGCCGACGAGGCCATCCAGGTCCTCGGGGGCGCGGGCTACATGAAGGAGTACGAGGTGGAGCGCGCCGCGCGCGACCTGCGCCTGGGCCCGATCGGGGGCGGCACCGACGAGATCATGCGGGAGATCCTGGGCAAGCAGCTCGGGCTGTAG
- a CDS encoding SDR family oxidoreductase yields the protein MPSEIFRPGLLDGQVMVVSGAGAGLGRSAAVELCGLGATVIGCGRRAEPLEETAALCEGGAYEAVVCDIREEDQVAALVDGALERHGAIHTLVNNAGGQFMSPAEDITPKGFRTVVGLNVEGTWLMTHAVATKAMIPGGGGKIVNVTLSPHHGLPGMAHSSAARAAVENLTRVLSIEWARFDIRLTALAIGHFATDTLMTKYPKAVVEGVSRTVPLQRLGRPEEAAWLIAYLASPAGDYFSGSVLTIDGARDNWFGPWPPLGLTDEGGKPLAEERKPR from the coding sequence ATGCCCTCCGAGATCTTTCGCCCAGGACTGCTCGACGGGCAGGTGATGGTGGTCTCCGGCGCGGGCGCGGGTCTGGGCCGGTCGGCCGCCGTGGAGCTCTGCGGGCTCGGCGCCACCGTCATCGGCTGCGGTCGCCGGGCAGAGCCGCTCGAGGAGACCGCCGCGCTCTGTGAAGGCGGCGCCTACGAGGCCGTGGTCTGCGACATCCGCGAGGAGGACCAGGTGGCCGCGCTCGTGGACGGCGCGCTCGAACGCCACGGCGCCATCCACACCCTTGTGAACAACGCCGGCGGGCAGTTCATGTCCCCCGCGGAGGACATCACGCCCAAGGGCTTCCGCACCGTGGTCGGGCTCAACGTGGAGGGCACGTGGCTCATGACCCACGCGGTGGCCACGAAGGCGATGATCCCGGGCGGTGGCGGCAAGATCGTGAACGTCACGCTGTCGCCCCACCACGGGCTCCCGGGCATGGCGCACTCCTCTGCGGCGCGCGCCGCGGTGGAGAACCTCACGCGCGTGCTCTCGATCGAGTGGGCGCGCTTCGACATCCGGCTCACCGCGCTTGCCATCGGCCATTTCGCCACCGACACGCTGATGACGAAGTACCCCAAGGCCGTGGTCGAGGGCGTGTCGAGGACGGTGCCGCTGCAGCGCCTGGGCCGCCCGGAGGAGGCGGCCTGGCTGATCGCCTATCTCGCCTCGCCGGCGGGCGACTACTTCTCCGGCTCGGTCCTCACCATCGACGGGGCGCGCGACAACTGGTTCGGCCCCTGGCCGCCGCTCGGGCTCACCGACGAGGGCGGCAAGCCGCTGGCGGAGGAGCGCAAGCCCCGCTAA
- a CDS encoding SDR family NAD(P)-dependent oxidoreductase, which produces MGVLDGKAAIVTGSARGIGRATAELLAEQGAKVLINDLDGDVAEEASGEISGETTAFAGDLTKEGICDQLVQTAVDAFGRIDIVVNNAGYTWDGPIHKMSDEQFQAMIDIHNVVPFRVLRAAAPHLREPAKKEREEGREVFRKVVNISSISGTMGNAGQANYSSGKSGVVGLTKTLAKEWGQFKINVNAVAFGFVETRLTAAKEEAGTFDKDGQEIKLGIPEQMRQMASMLIPLGRPATPEEAAGGVFFLCSPWSNYVSGQVLNVTGGQFTGMTS; this is translated from the coding sequence ATGGGCGTACTCGATGGAAAGGCGGCGATCGTCACGGGCTCGGCCCGCGGCATCGGCCGTGCCACCGCGGAGCTGCTGGCCGAGCAGGGCGCGAAGGTCCTCATCAACGACCTCGACGGCGACGTCGCGGAGGAGGCGTCGGGCGAGATCTCCGGCGAGACCACGGCGTTTGCGGGCGACCTCACGAAGGAGGGAATCTGCGACCAGCTCGTGCAGACGGCCGTCGATGCCTTCGGCCGGATCGACATCGTGGTGAACAACGCGGGCTACACCTGGGACGGCCCGATCCACAAGATGTCGGACGAGCAGTTCCAGGCGATGATCGACATCCACAACGTCGTGCCCTTCCGGGTGCTGCGCGCGGCCGCGCCGCACCTGCGCGAGCCCGCCAAGAAGGAGCGCGAGGAGGGCCGCGAGGTGTTCCGCAAGGTCGTGAACATCTCCTCCATCTCCGGCACGATGGGCAACGCGGGGCAGGCCAACTACTCGTCCGGCAAGTCCGGCGTGGTGGGCCTCACCAAGACGCTCGCGAAGGAGTGGGGCCAGTTCAAGATCAACGTGAACGCGGTGGCCTTCGGCTTCGTCGAGACCCGCCTCACCGCCGCCAAGGAGGAGGCGGGCACGTTCGACAAGGACGGCCAGGAGATCAAGCTCGGCATCCCCGAGCAGATGCGCCAGATGGCGTCGATGCTGATCCCGCTCGGCCGTCCCGCCACTCCCGAGGAGGCCGCCGGCGGCGTGTTCTTCCTCTGCTCCCCGTGGTCGAACTACGTGAGCGGCCAGGTGCTCAACGTCACGGGTGGCCAGTTCACCGGCATGACGAGCTGA
- a CDS encoding enoyl-CoA hydratase-related protein gives MTELASGKLVLDEPAEGLARLVIANPEKRGALDHELLDALAETVRGLDARCLLLTGSGSMFSAGYDLGNLEGRDFEEQAEALVAHPFHAALEALEAYAYPVVTALNGHAIGGGLELALTADIRLAAAGIKLGMPPAKLGLIYSHTGLRKFIEVCGVANTSELFFSGRNVDAERGLAMGLVNQVLDQDELAAAALSLAGEIAANAPLSLAGNKRAIATLRRHVNALPEDVERELVELRESCFRSDDFREGVRAFGEKRAPRWQGR, from the coding sequence GTGACGGAGCTCGCCTCCGGCAAGCTGGTGCTCGACGAGCCGGCCGAAGGGCTGGCTCGTCTCGTCATAGCCAACCCGGAGAAGCGCGGCGCGCTCGACCACGAGCTGCTCGACGCGCTCGCCGAGACCGTCCGCGGGCTCGACGCGCGCTGCCTGCTGCTCACCGGCAGCGGCTCGATGTTCTCCGCCGGCTACGACCTCGGCAACCTCGAGGGCCGCGACTTCGAGGAGCAGGCCGAGGCCCTGGTGGCCCATCCCTTCCACGCCGCGCTTGAGGCGCTCGAGGCATACGCGTACCCGGTGGTGACGGCGCTCAACGGGCACGCCATCGGCGGCGGCCTGGAGCTGGCGCTGACCGCCGACATCCGCCTGGCCGCCGCGGGCATCAAGCTCGGCATGCCGCCCGCCAAGCTGGGCCTGATCTACTCGCATACCGGTCTGCGCAAGTTCATCGAGGTCTGCGGGGTCGCCAACACCAGCGAGCTGTTCTTCAGCGGCCGCAACGTGGACGCCGAGCGGGGGCTGGCCATGGGTCTCGTCAACCAGGTGCTCGACCAGGACGAGCTCGCCGCGGCCGCGCTCTCGCTCGCGGGCGAGATCGCCGCCAACGCCCCGCTCTCGCTCGCCGGCAACAAGCGCGCCATCGCCACGCTGCGCCGCCACGTGAACGCGCTCCCCGAGGACGTGGAACGCGAGCTGGTGGAGCTGCGCGAGTCCTGCTTCCGCTCCGACGACTTCCGCGAGGGCGTGCGGGCGTTCGGGGAGAAGCGGGCCCCTCGGTGGCAGGGCCGCTAG
- a CDS encoding N-acyl homoserine lactonase family protein, producing the protein MTAAEPQPAALPLPGGRDGAAVQVTPLLTATSACPEPWLHREEGRLGQLHALGLRVPREQWLRIPVQAFLVEHPGAGPLLIDTGFHSSVAAAPRSSLGRIGSLAFRDIEMTAAQAVPAQLRALGIDPGEVKTIVMTHLHLDHASGVSDFPGSTFVLSSREWEAAGEQGRLHGYVKRQFDHAFDWRTIDFEGADAGGHATFGRAVDLFGDGTLRLLFTPGHTHGHLSVLLRLRERDLLVCGDAAYTLRAFEQSHPPARMEDEHRWRRSLRELQLYVREHPDTVVVPGHDLPAFEALERVYE; encoded by the coding sequence ATGACCGCAGCAGAGCCGCAGCCTGCCGCGCTACCCCTCCCGGGCGGCCGCGACGGGGCCGCCGTGCAGGTCACGCCGCTCCTCACCGCCACCAGCGCCTGCCCCGAGCCATGGCTGCACCGCGAGGAGGGCCGCTTGGGGCAGCTGCACGCGCTCGGGCTCAGGGTGCCGCGCGAGCAGTGGCTGCGGATTCCGGTGCAGGCGTTCCTGGTCGAGCACCCCGGGGCGGGCCCGCTGCTCATCGACACCGGCTTCCACTCCTCGGTGGCCGCGGCGCCGCGCTCGAGCCTCGGCCGGATCGGCAGCCTGGCGTTCAGGGACATCGAGATGACCGCCGCGCAGGCCGTCCCGGCGCAGCTGCGAGCACTGGGGATCGACCCCGGCGAGGTGAAGACGATCGTGATGACGCACCTCCACCTCGACCACGCGAGCGGCGTGTCGGACTTCCCAGGGTCCACGTTCGTGCTCAGCAGCCGCGAATGGGAGGCCGCCGGCGAGCAAGGCCGGCTGCACGGCTACGTCAAGCGCCAGTTCGACCACGCCTTCGACTGGCGCACGATCGACTTCGAGGGCGCCGACGCCGGCGGCCACGCCACCTTCGGCCGCGCCGTGGACCTGTTCGGCGACGGCACCCTCCGCCTCCTCTTCACCCCCGGCCACACCCACGGGCACCTGTCCGTGCTGCTGCGGCTGCGCGAGCGCGACCTGCTCGTGTGCGGTGACGCCGCCTACACCCTGCGGGCGTTCGAGCAGTCGCATCCGCCGGCGCGCATGGAGGACGAGCACCGCTGGCGCCGCTCGCTGCGCGAGCTGCAGCTCTACGTGCGCGAGCATCCGGACACGGTCGTCGTCCCCGGGCACGACCTTCCGGCGTTCGAGGCGCTCGAGCGCGTCTACGAGTAG
- a CDS encoding biotin/lipoyl-binding carrier protein, with protein sequence MPDVDAHITGTVWKIECQVGQEVEEGDTLVILESMKMEMPVEAEDDGKVSEIKCEEGQSVSEGDTLVVLE encoded by the coding sequence TTGCCCGACGTCGACGCGCACATCACCGGCACCGTGTGGAAGATCGAGTGCCAGGTCGGCCAGGAGGTCGAGGAGGGCGACACGCTCGTCATCCTCGAGTCGATGAAGATGGAGATGCCGGTCGAGGCCGAGGACGACGGCAAGGTCTCCGAGATCAAGTGCGAGGAGGGCCAGTCGGTGTCCGAGGGCGACACGCTGGTCGTGCTCGAGTGA
- a CDS encoding nuclear transport factor 2 family protein, with protein sequence MGALLDHIRSYYEALNTGDADAVAAHFTDDAVHYYTRLGPHEGGRTIGEHTHWAVENIEGQWFLENGIEDGEQACIEWTMTWRHPDSGERRLDRGAEFFRFRDGRICEVRAYHHGSTKNPSGDLLGFDHAGRGHTTL encoded by the coding sequence ATGGGCGCCCTGCTCGACCACATCCGCTCCTACTACGAGGCGCTCAACACCGGCGACGCCGATGCCGTGGCCGCCCACTTCACCGACGACGCTGTGCACTACTACACGCGCCTGGGGCCGCACGAGGGCGGGCGCACGATCGGCGAGCACACGCATTGGGCGGTGGAGAACATCGAGGGGCAGTGGTTCCTCGAGAACGGCATCGAGGACGGCGAGCAGGCCTGCATCGAATGGACCATGACCTGGCGCCACCCCGACAGCGGCGAGCGCCGCCTGGACCGCGGCGCGGAGTTCTTCCGCTTCCGCGACGGCAGGATCTGCGAGGTGCGCGCCTATCACCACGGCTCGACGAAGAATCCCAGCGGCGACCTGCTGGGCTTCGACCACGCCGGCCGGGGCCACACGACGCTGTGA
- the glpK gene encoding glycerol kinase GlpK: MILAIDQGTTGTTCIVFDEQGRPAGRGYREFEQHFPRPGWVEHDADEIWEVTRAVAREALDDAGIDGPGLKGIGITNQRETVVAWDGRSGKPLHRALVWQDRRTAARCDELRAAGHEPLFRDRTGLGLDPYFSGTKIEWLAKHGGVGGRAVFGTIDSWLAFKLTGRHVTDYSNASRTLLFDIKRLAWDEELCALLGVQPSSLPEPLPSAHVYGETSEFGGSVPVAGIAGDQQAALYGQACHEPGLGKNTYGTGSFVLQNAGSRTPLHERGLLTTVAWGVGGRVDYALEASVFVTGAAVQWLRDGLGIIREAGETEGLAASLDSNDGVYFVPALTGLGSPHWDPYARGTIVGLTRGTGRAHLARAALEAIAYQTSDAVRAMESASGVPLEELKADGQATVNRWLMQFQADVLGVPVIVPEVAETTALGAAYLAGVATGLWSEEDVRGMWREAARYEPAMAEDERASLLAQWSRAVDRARGWDTGNESPRSG; this comes from the coding sequence ATGATCCTCGCCATCGACCAGGGCACCACGGGCACCACCTGCATCGTCTTCGACGAGCAGGGGCGGCCGGCGGGGCGCGGCTACCGCGAGTTCGAGCAGCACTTCCCGCGGCCGGGCTGGGTCGAGCACGACGCGGACGAGATCTGGGAGGTCACGCGCGCCGTCGCGCGCGAGGCGCTGGACGACGCCGGCATCGACGGCCCGGGCCTGAAGGGCATCGGGATCACCAACCAGCGCGAGACCGTCGTGGCCTGGGACGGCCGCAGCGGCAAGCCGCTCCACCGTGCCCTGGTCTGGCAGGACCGGCGCACCGCGGCCCGCTGCGATGAGCTGCGCGCGGCCGGTCACGAGCCCCTCTTCCGCGACCGCACGGGGCTGGGGCTCGACCCCTACTTCTCCGGCACGAAGATCGAGTGGCTGGCCAAGCACGGAGGCGTGGGGGGCCGCGCGGTGTTCGGCACGATCGACTCGTGGCTGGCCTTCAAGCTCACCGGCCGCCACGTCACCGACTACTCCAACGCGTCGCGCACCCTGCTGTTCGACATCAAGCGGCTCGCCTGGGACGAGGAGCTGTGCGCGCTGCTGGGCGTTCAGCCGTCTTCCCTGCCCGAGCCGCTGCCCAGCGCGCACGTGTACGGCGAGACGAGCGAGTTCGGCGGCAGCGTGCCGGTGGCAGGCATCGCGGGGGACCAGCAGGCCGCGCTGTACGGCCAGGCCTGCCACGAGCCCGGGCTGGGCAAGAACACCTACGGCACCGGCAGCTTCGTGCTCCAGAACGCCGGCTCGCGCACGCCGCTGCACGAGCGCGGCCTGCTCACCACCGTGGCATGGGGCGTGGGGGGCCGGGTGGACTACGCCCTGGAGGCCAGCGTCTTCGTCACCGGTGCAGCCGTGCAATGGCTGCGCGACGGCCTGGGCATCATCCGCGAGGCGGGCGAGACCGAGGGGCTCGCCGCCTCGCTCGACTCCAACGACGGGGTGTACTTCGTGCCGGCGCTCACCGGCCTGGGCTCACCCCACTGGGACCCCTACGCACGCGGCACCATCGTCGGCCTGACCCGCGGGACGGGGCGTGCGCACCTGGCCCGCGCCGCGCTCGAGGCCATCGCCTACCAGACCTCGGATGCGGTGCGTGCGATGGAGTCTGCCTCCGGCGTGCCGCTGGAGGAGCTCAAGGCCGACGGGCAGGCCACCGTCAACCGCTGGCTCATGCAGTTCCAGGCGGATGTGCTGGGCGTGCCCGTGATCGTGCCGGAGGTCGCGGAGACCACCGCCCTCGGCGCCGCCTACCTGGCCGGCGTGGCCACGGGCCTGTGGAGTGAGGAGGACGTTCGCGGCATGTGGCGCGAAGCCGCCCGCTACGAGCCCGCGATGGCCGAGGACGAGCGCGCGTCGCTGCTGGCGCAGTGGTCCCGGGCGGTCGATCGCGCCAGGGGCTGGGATACGGGTAACGAAAGTCCGCGCAGCGGGTAG
- a CDS encoding lysophospholipid acyltransferase family protein, producing MKPQVYKDPRPAEHFTHFHDRVRRGAPDWMYEVVRLVLTPYLLIVYRARCIDSDKVPPSGQAIIAPNHFSFLDHFFTAVYTRRRVQFMAKSQLFKAPLQFVFNHGGVFPIRRGHRDEEGFITARTVLARGNTVVMYCEGGRSRTEQLGEPKPGIGKLALETGAPVVPTAIAGTAKVRNWRKLQFPKVTVQYGDPIRFERVENPTKEQSQAASELIFERIKVLYEGLAEGGRGRAVRAARAARRAAGAAGRSAEAAGRRPLAR from the coding sequence GTGAAGCCGCAGGTCTACAAGGATCCCCGCCCCGCCGAGCACTTCACGCACTTCCACGATCGCGTGCGGCGAGGGGCGCCTGACTGGATGTACGAGGTCGTGCGGTTGGTGCTCACCCCGTACCTGCTGATCGTCTACCGGGCGCGCTGCATCGACTCGGACAAGGTCCCGCCGTCCGGGCAGGCGATCATCGCTCCCAACCACTTCTCCTTCCTCGACCACTTCTTCACCGCGGTCTACACGCGCCGGCGCGTGCAGTTCATGGCCAAGTCGCAGCTCTTCAAGGCGCCGCTGCAGTTCGTGTTCAACCACGGCGGCGTGTTCCCCATCCGCCGCGGCCACCGCGACGAGGAGGGCTTCATCACGGCCCGCACGGTCCTTGCCCGCGGGAACACGGTGGTCATGTACTGCGAGGGCGGGCGTTCGCGCACCGAGCAGCTGGGCGAGCCCAAGCCCGGCATCGGGAAGCTCGCGCTCGAGACCGGCGCCCCCGTGGTGCCCACCGCCATCGCCGGCACGGCCAAGGTGCGCAACTGGAGAAAGCTGCAGTTCCCGAAGGTCACCGTCCAGTACGGCGACCCGATCCGCTTCGAGCGCGTGGAGAACCCCACGAAGGAGCAGTCCCAGGCCGCCTCCGAGCTGATCTTCGAGCGCATCAAGGTCCTGTACGAGGGTCTCGCCGAGGGCGGGCGCGGACGCGCCGTGCGCGCCGCCCGGGCGGCCCGCCGCGCGGCGGGGGCCGCCGGCCGCTCGGCCGAGGCGGCCGGCCGCAGGCCACTCGCGCGCTAG
- a CDS encoding glycosyltransferase, which translates to MPSDPAIAVIVTAYNEGDRLPATLAALAGAFPGARVIVADDASEDDTAEAARAGGAEHVRAQRRLGKGGVASLAAQRLHPDETLVLCDGDLGDSAGQLPALVAALDGEGDLAVASFATRVGGGFGVALGFAGWAIRRLTGLEPAAPISGQRALKPEVVAAVAPFAPGFGMEIGMTVDAHRAGFRLVEVRLELAHRAGGRTAAGFLHRARQLRDFARVYVSRRRA; encoded by the coding sequence GTGCCATCGGATCCGGCCATCGCGGTGATCGTGACCGCGTACAACGAGGGGGACCGCCTGCCCGCCACGCTGGCCGCGCTGGCCGGCGCCTTCCCGGGCGCGCGCGTGATCGTGGCCGACGACGCCTCCGAGGACGACACGGCCGAGGCCGCTCGCGCCGGCGGGGCGGAGCACGTACGGGCGCAACGGCGGCTGGGCAAGGGGGGCGTGGCCTCGCTCGCGGCGCAGCGCCTGCACCCGGACGAGACGCTCGTGCTCTGCGACGGCGACCTCGGCGACAGCGCGGGGCAGCTCCCCGCGCTGGTCGCCGCGCTCGACGGCGAGGGCGACCTGGCCGTGGCGAGCTTCGCCACGCGCGTGGGCGGCGGCTTCGGCGTGGCGCTGGGCTTCGCCGGCTGGGCCATCCGGCGCCTCACCGGGCTCGAGCCCGCCGCGCCCATCTCCGGCCAGCGCGCGCTCAAGCCCGAGGTGGTGGCCGCTGTGGCGCCGTTCGCGCCGGGCTTCGGCATGGAGATCGGCATGACGGTGGATGCCCACCGGGCGGGCTTCCGCCTGGTTGAGGTGCGGCTCGAGCTGGCCCACCGCGCCGGCGGGCGCACGGCGGCGGGCTTCCTCCACCGCGCGCGGCAGCTGCGCGACTTCGCGCGCGTATACGTTTCGCGGCGGCGCGCATGA
- a CDS encoding GAF domain-containing sensor histidine kinase has protein sequence MRTLDEHTLRRLIDVGRALTSDLDIEVVLRRVLHTARELTKARYAALGILDEEREGLERFHTVGLDERTRARIGEPPHGRGVLGVLIRDPRPLRLDDVGSHPSSFGFPPGHPPMAGFLGVPIIVRGQAFGNLYLSEKAGGGAFDEADEQAVVVLAEWAAVAIENAQLYTRAEGRRAELERAVRGFEATTAISGSLAGEIELERVLELVAKRGRALVEARTFGVLLEDGGELRVAAVAGADRDAEGARMPLDSLPGQVLRSRRSERVADVSARLRGSFEPLEVSARSAVLVPLAFRGHAYGVLCAIDRTKRGPEFDTEDLALLEGFAAAAATAIATARSVERELLRHSIEVQEHERRRWARELHDQTLQALGALQLLLSTALRAGDAESAARQAIDLLGSEIDGLRAIINDLRPAALDELGTGPAIEALATRVAEATGMAVEASVELSGRHRPEIESTIYRVVQEGLTNAAKHARAAHVRVLVTEGDAAIAIEIADDGTGFDPVAGTSGFGLLGMRERLALAGGRLEIESSPGHGTTLRAVVAGPPAERAAG, from the coding sequence GTGCGGACCCTCGACGAGCACACACTGCGGCGGCTGATCGACGTTGGCCGCGCGCTGACGTCGGACCTCGACATCGAGGTCGTCCTCCGCAGGGTGCTGCACACCGCGCGCGAGCTCACCAAGGCGCGCTACGCCGCCCTCGGCATCCTCGACGAGGAGCGCGAGGGGCTCGAGCGCTTCCACACCGTGGGCCTGGACGAGCGCACGCGGGCGCGCATCGGCGAGCCTCCTCACGGCCGAGGGGTGCTCGGCGTGCTCATCCGCGACCCGCGCCCGCTGCGCCTGGACGACGTGGGCTCCCACCCCAGCTCGTTCGGCTTCCCCCCCGGGCACCCGCCGATGGCGGGCTTCCTCGGCGTGCCGATCATCGTGCGCGGCCAGGCGTTCGGGAACCTCTACCTGTCCGAGAAGGCGGGTGGCGGGGCCTTCGACGAGGCGGACGAGCAGGCGGTGGTGGTGCTCGCGGAGTGGGCCGCGGTGGCGATCGAGAACGCGCAGCTCTACACGCGCGCGGAGGGACGGCGGGCCGAGCTCGAGCGTGCCGTGCGCGGTTTCGAGGCCACGACGGCCATCTCGGGCTCGCTGGCCGGGGAGATCGAGCTCGAGCGCGTGCTGGAGCTCGTGGCCAAGCGCGGGCGGGCGCTGGTGGAGGCGCGCACGTTCGGCGTGCTGCTGGAGGACGGAGGCGAGCTGCGCGTGGCGGCCGTCGCCGGCGCCGACCGCGACGCCGAGGGCGCGCGGATGCCGCTGGACTCGCTTCCCGGTCAGGTGCTGCGCTCGCGCCGCTCCGAGCGGGTGGCCGACGTGTCGGCGCGGCTGCGCGGCTCGTTCGAGCCGCTGGAGGTGTCGGCGCGCTCCGCGGTCCTCGTGCCGCTGGCCTTCCGCGGACACGCGTACGGCGTGCTCTGCGCGATCGACCGCACCAAGCGCGGCCCCGAGTTCGACACGGAGGACCTGGCGCTGCTCGAGGGCTTCGCCGCCGCGGCGGCCACCGCGATCGCCACCGCCCGGTCCGTGGAGCGCGAGCTGCTGCGCCACTCGATCGAGGTGCAGGAGCACGAACGCCGGCGCTGGGCCCGCGAGCTCCACGACCAGACGCTCCAGGCGCTGGGCGCGCTCCAGCTGCTCCTCTCCACAGCGCTCCGTGCCGGCGACGCCGAATCCGCCGCGCGCCAGGCCATCGACCTGCTCGGCTCGGAGATCGACGGGCTGAGGGCGATCATCAACGACCTCCGGCCGGCCGCGCTCGACGAGCTGGGCACCGGGCCGGCCATCGAGGCGCTCGCCACGCGCGTGGCCGAGGCCACCGGAATGGCGGTGGAGGCGTCGGTCGAGCTCAGCGGGCGCCACAGGCCCGAGATCGAGAGCACCATCTACCGCGTGGTGCAGGAGGGCCTGACCAACGCGGCCAAGCACGCGCGCGCGGCGCACGTGCGTGTGCTGGTGACCGAGGGCGACGCCGCCATCGCCATCGAGATCGCCGACGACGGGACCGGGTTCGACCCGGTCGCCGGCACCAGCGGCTTCGGCCTGCTGGGCATGCGCGAACGCCTGGCGCTGGCCGGCGGGCGGCTGGAGATCGAGTCCTCCCCCGGGCACGGCACCACGCTCCGGGCCGTGGTGGCGGGGCCACCCGCCGAGCGGGCCGCCGGTTAG